One window of the Zea mays cultivar B73 chromosome 3, Zm-B73-REFERENCE-NAM-5.0, whole genome shotgun sequence genome contains the following:
- the LOC103649967 gene encoding NAC domain-containing protein 74, with amino-acid sequence MEVLRDMHLPPGFGFHPSDIELVSHYLKRKILGQKIEYDLIPEVDIYKHEPWDLPAKCNLPIKDNKWHFFASRDRKYPTGSRSNRATLAGYWKSTGKDRAIKLNKLTLGTKKTLVFHEGRPPSGRRTEWIMHEYYIDENGCKVSPDMKDAFVLCRVTKRNDWSLDNDNEVGNRSSHLEQPDAATSVVSTVKPEDVAASVICPEESNHATTPIGSAELSNDVAQAAITPAAITPDSTTPNGGNELETWLQELLDPSPPFNLVADTGSADVCPTEQYAESSNLQNPGSMAPNIRPGHASPIQDGTDATDYLFTDDLPEDLYSMLYPGTDQFNDSIFLEQTGQEGNNNQTNYMMGIGSYVLPNNFENETPNAELQLDHENNKMDMSNENNDTGITIRRRRATAPPANISLAAGKIKMQVGIKRMVTSNSESINQTMKFTDNSGRRLDLRTDVEHQKKNANNVISAKQSDAANHEAHSNQGYLEGFKRCSSAGFRAYIFVALFVVGVAALVLHYHRSNANL; translated from the exons ATGGAAGTACTGCGTGATATGCACCTGCCACCAGGATTTGGATTCCATCCTTCTGATATAGAACTTGTTTCTCActatctcaagaggaaaatacttggtcaGAAAATTGAATATGATCTTATACCAGAGGTGGATATATACAAGCATGAACCATGGGATTTACCTG CAAAGTGCAATCTTCCAATCAAGGACAACAAGTGGCATTTCTTTGCCTCTCGTGACAGGAAGTACCCTACTGGCTCTAGGTCAAACAGAGCAACACTAGCTGGTTACTGGAAATCAACTGGGAAGGACCGAGCCATAAAGCTGAACAAGCTAACTCTAGGAACAAAAAAGACGTTAGTTTTTCATGAAGGCCGACCACCCTCTGGCAGACGCACTGAGTGGATTATGCATGAGTACTACATCGACGAGAATGGATGTAAAGTCAGCCCTGATATGAAG GATGCCTTTGTCCTCTGCCGTGTTACTAAAAGAAATGACTGGTCATTAGATAATGATAATGAGGTGGGCAACAGGAGCTCTCATCTGGAACAACCAGATGCTGCTACATCAGTTGTCAGCACTGTAAAGCCAGAAGATGTTGCTGCCTCAGTCATCTGTCCAGAAGAATCGAACCATGCAACTACACCAATTGGCAGTGCTGAACTATCTAATGATGTTGCTCAGGCAGCTATCACTCCTGCAGCTATCACTCCTGATTCAACAACTCCAAATGGTGGTAATGAACTGGAAACATGGCTGCAAGAACTGTTGGATCCTTCACCTCCATTTAACCTTGTAGCTGATACTGGTTCTGCTGACGTGTGTCCGACTGAACAATATGCTGAATCATCA AATTTGCAGAATCCTGGTTCCATGGCTCCGAATATCAGACCAGGCCATGCTAGCCCTATCCAGGATGGAACAGATGCCACAGACTACCTATTCACAGATGATCTTCCCGAGGATCTTTACAGTATGTTGTATCCTGGTACTGACCAGTTCAATGATAGCATATTTTTGGAACAAACTGGCCAGGAAGGTAATAACAATCAGACAAACTACATGATGGGGATTGGTTCATATGTTCTTCCAAACAACTTTGAGAATGAAACTCCGAATGCCGAATTGCAGTTAGATCATGAAAATAACAAGATGGATATGTCAAATGAAAATAATGACACCGGAATTACAATACGAAGGCGCAGAGCAACTGCGCCTCCCGCTAACATTTCACTAGCAGCTGGCAAGATTAAAATGCAGGTTGGAATTAAGAGGATGGTTACGAGTAATTCAGAATCTATCAACCAGACTATGAAGTTTACAGATAACAGTGGTCGTCGTCTTGATCTCAGGACTGATGTTGAGCACCAGAAGAAAAATGCAAACAATGTCATTTCTGCCAAGCAGTCTGATGCAGCCAATCATGAAGCCCACAGCAACCAAGGTTATCTCGAGGGCTTCAAAAGATGTTCATCAGCTGGATTCAGGGCATACATATTTGTTGCCCTTTTTGTGGTTGGAGTTGCTGCTCTAGTGCTGCATTATCACCGCTCCAATGCCAACCTATGA